In Rhizobium oryzihabitans, one DNA window encodes the following:
- a CDS encoding branched-chain amino acid ABC transporter permease has protein sequence MPELLQFLLSGITVGAVYALVALGFTIIYNASDVVNFAQGEFVMLGGMITFFAHAAGVPLPLAALIAIVTTAAIGVALNKLAIEPARGAPVVSLIIITIGASIFIRGATQLVFDKQLHRFPAFSGDQPIAIGGATILPQSLWVIAGALAVFFCLWLFFTRTLIGRAVLATANNRVAAQLVGINTNYVMTLSFAMSAAIGALAGVLVTPITLTGYDVGLALALKGFAAAMLGGMGNPKGALVGGLLLGILEAMTAGYISSQYKDAAAFIIILAVLFAMPQGLFGHKSTDRV, from the coding sequence ATGCCCGAATTGCTGCAATTCCTTCTGTCCGGGATAACGGTCGGCGCCGTCTATGCGCTGGTCGCTCTCGGTTTCACGATCATTTACAATGCCTCCGACGTCGTGAACTTCGCCCAGGGCGAGTTCGTCATGCTGGGCGGCATGATCACGTTTTTCGCGCATGCCGCAGGCGTGCCGCTGCCGCTGGCCGCGCTCATCGCCATCGTGACGACGGCGGCGATTGGCGTTGCGCTCAACAAGCTGGCGATAGAGCCCGCGCGCGGCGCGCCGGTTGTTTCGCTGATCATCATCACCATCGGCGCTTCGATTTTTATCAGAGGCGCCACGCAGCTCGTCTTCGACAAGCAGCTTCACCGTTTCCCGGCTTTTTCAGGCGACCAGCCGATTGCCATCGGCGGCGCGACCATCCTGCCGCAGAGCCTCTGGGTCATTGCCGGTGCGCTGGCCGTCTTCTTCTGTCTCTGGCTGTTCTTCACCCGCACGCTGATCGGCCGTGCGGTGCTGGCAACCGCCAATAACCGCGTCGCCGCGCAGCTTGTCGGCATCAACACCAATTATGTGATGACGCTCTCTTTCGCCATGTCCGCCGCGATCGGGGCACTGGCCGGCGTGCTGGTGACGCCGATTACGCTGACGGGCTATGATGTCGGCCTTGCGCTGGCGCTGAAAGGTTTTGCCGCAGCCATGCTGGGCGGCATGGGCAACCCGAAGGGCGCGCTGGTCGGTGGCCTGCTGCTCGGTATTCTGGAAGCAATGACGGCCGGTTATATCAGCTCGCAATATAAGGATGCGGCTGCGTTCATCATCATCCTCGCCGTGCTTTTCGCCATGCCACAGGGGCTGTTTGGCCACAAGTCGACGGATCGGGTGTGA
- a CDS encoding branched-chain amino acid ABC transporter permease has product MRLSNKAATLLILAAVIAIAPVFFPSSYYFRVGSLIFVNGLAVTGLVILIGYAGQISLGHAGFAGIGAYACALAPVHLGLHPALAAILGALVSAAIAYLVGRPILRLKGYYLAVASLGFGILVSMVLSNEAKLTGGPDGMAVPELGLRTMLKSIGIDLSNTEFWYAFSGLVLVIGAWLALNLYHSPTGRALRALHGSEVAARTVGVDVAHHKLVAFVISAVYASVSGSLLALQNKFITPDVAGFMHSIEMVTMTVLGGAGSVPGAILGAAILTTLPQVLTIFQEYEQLMLGLVMMLVMIFMREGLLPSIARRLRGRGE; this is encoded by the coding sequence ATGCGGTTATCGAACAAGGCAGCCACGCTTCTCATCCTCGCAGCAGTCATCGCGATTGCGCCGGTCTTTTTTCCGTCGTCCTATTATTTCCGTGTCGGCTCGCTGATTTTCGTCAACGGCCTTGCGGTGACGGGCCTCGTCATCCTCATCGGTTATGCCGGTCAGATCAGCCTCGGCCATGCGGGCTTTGCGGGTATCGGTGCCTATGCCTGCGCGCTTGCGCCCGTCCATCTCGGCCTGCACCCGGCGCTTGCCGCCATCCTCGGCGCGCTTGTTTCTGCGGCCATCGCCTATCTCGTCGGTCGGCCGATCCTGCGCCTCAAGGGATATTATCTTGCCGTCGCCAGCCTCGGCTTCGGCATCCTTGTTTCGATGGTGCTTTCGAACGAGGCCAAATTGACCGGCGGGCCGGATGGCATGGCGGTGCCGGAACTGGGCCTGCGCACCATGCTGAAGTCAATCGGCATCGACCTGTCCAACACCGAGTTCTGGTATGCTTTTTCCGGCCTCGTGCTGGTAATCGGCGCCTGGCTGGCGCTCAATCTGTACCACAGCCCGACCGGCCGGGCGCTGCGTGCATTGCATGGCTCGGAAGTCGCCGCCCGCACGGTTGGCGTCGATGTTGCGCACCATAAGCTGGTCGCCTTCGTCATCTCGGCGGTCTATGCCTCGGTTTCGGGCTCGCTGCTGGCGTTGCAGAACAAGTTCATCACGCCGGATGTCGCGGGTTTCATGCACTCCATCGAAATGGTGACCATGACGGTGCTCGGCGGTGCCGGTTCGGTGCCGGGCGCCATTCTGGGGGCTGCGATCCTCACCACGCTGCCGCAGGTGCTGACGATCTTTCAGGAATACGAACAGCTCATGCTCGGCCTCGTGATGATGCTGGTGATGATCTTCATGCGCGAGGGCCTGCTGCCGTCCATCGCGCGCCGTCTCAGAGGGAGGGGAGAATGA